The following coding sequences are from one Salvia hispanica cultivar TCC Black 2014 chromosome 3, UniMelb_Shisp_WGS_1.0, whole genome shotgun sequence window:
- the LOC125215572 gene encoding FCS-Like Zinc finger 7-like: protein MLGKRSRPTFARTSSMSRFTVDVATTDAPPPPPIAGEFYHMLSPRHVRRTFSGGLSEETADFLRSCGLCNRSLAPGRDIYMYRGDTAFCSLECREQQMNQDESKERRAAAKGGEIHHPEQAAAAAEAETVAAA, encoded by the exons ATGTTGGGGAAGCGCAGCCGCCCTACTTTCGCCAGAACCAGCAGCATGTCTCGATTCACCGTCGACGTCGCTACCACCGAtgcgccgcctcctcctccgaTCGCCGGCGAATTCTATCACATGCTGTCGCCGCGACACGTCAGGCGGACTTTTTCCGGCGGTTTGAGTGAGGAGACCGCGGATTTTCTCAGGAGCTGCGGCCTCTGCAACCGCAGTTTGGCGCCTGGTCGTGATATCTATATGTATAG GGGTGACACTGCATTCTGTAGCTTGGAATGTAGAGAGCAGCAAATGAACCAAGACGAAAGCAAAGAGAGGCGTGCCGCGGCTAAGGGTGGCGAAATCCACCACCCGGAGCAGGCTGCCGCTGCCGCGGAAGCGGAGACTGTGGCGGCGgcctga
- the LOC125209329 gene encoding L-ascorbate oxidase-like, with translation MDEFLKKKSVITFLTILFVVTCCSGVQKAEARIRRYKWEVKYELKSPDCYKKLTITINGRSPGPSIVAREGDTIVVELKNSLFTENVAIHWHGIRQIDTPWMDGTEGVTQCPILPADTFVYKFVVDRVSFYFFQQKHISIILYTMILCALYAITVVPGKTYRLRIGSLTALSALSFEIEGHNMTVMEADGHYVEPFTVKNLFIYSGETYSVLVTADQDPSRNYWISAKIVSRNSNTTNGLAILNYYPNHPRRDPPTTPPAGPHWDDRRPRLAQSAAIRARRGFIHPPPQVSDRTIVMLNTQNSVGGYRRWSINNVSFNMPHTPYLIAYKHNLLDAFDQRPLSDGHDFATYNISAVQANPNATTSNAAYRLKFNTTVDIILQNANTMNPNNSETHPWHLHGHDFWVLGYGVGKFNATKDAASFNLVDPIMKNTVVVHPFGWTALRFRADNPGVWAFHCHIESHFFMGMGVVFEEGVERVGELPSSIMGCGQNSLILLK, from the exons atGGATGagtttttgaagaagaaatcaGTGATAACATTCTTAACAATACTATTTGTGGTTACTTGTTGCTCCGGCGTTCAAAAAGCCGAGGCAAGAATCAGACGCTACAAATGGGAGGTTAAGTACGAGCTCAAGTCCCCCGATTGTTACAAGAAGCTCACAATCACTATCAACGGTAGATCTCCAGGGCCGAGCATCGTCGCTCGGGAAGGAGATACAATCGTGGTTGAGCTCAAAAACAGTTTGTTCACTGAAAATGTTGCAATCCATTGGCATGGTATTAGACAG ATTGATACACCATGGATGGATGGAACAGAAGGGGTAACACAATGCCCAATTTTGCCTGCTGACACATTTGTGTACAAGTTTGTAGTGGACAGGGTGAGTTTCTATTTCTTccaacaaaaacatatatCCATCATTCTTTATACTATGATATTG TGTGCACTTTACGCTATTACAGTTGTACCCGGCAAGACCTACCGCCTCCGGATTGGCAGCTTGACGGCTCTCTCCGCTCTTAGCTTCGAAATCGAAGGCCACAACATGACCGTCATGGAAGCCGATGGCCACTACGTGGAGCCATTCACCGTCAAAAACCTCTTCATTTACTCAGGAGAGACCTACTCTGTCCTGGTCACTGCCGATCAGGATCCTTCTAGAAACTACTGGATCAGCGCCAAGATCGTCAGCCGAAACAGCAACACCACCAACGGCCTCGCCATCCTAAACTACTACCCCAACCACCCGCGGAGGGACCCGCCCACCACCCCTCCCGCTGGGCCCCACTGGGACGACAGGCGTCCCAGACTGGCCCAGAGCGCCGCCATCAGGGCGCGGCGCGGGTTCATCCACCCGCCGCCTCAAGTATCCGACCGCACGATCGTGATGCTGAACACGCAGAACAGCGTGGGCGGGTACCGGCGGTGGTCCATCAACAATGTGTCCTTCAACATGCCCCACACGCCCTACCTCATCGCCTACAAGCACAACCTGCTCGACGCCTTCGACCAGCGCCCGTTGTCCGACGGCCACGACTTCGCCACGTACAACATCTCCGCGGTCCAAGCGAACCCCAACGCCACCACAAGCAACGCGGCGTATAGATTGAAGTTCAACACGACGGTGGATATCATTCTGCAGAATGCCAACACAATGAACCCGAATAACAGCGAGACGCACCCGTGGCATCTGCACGGGCATGATTTCTGGGTGTTGGGATATGGTGTGGGGAAGTTTAATGCGACTAAGGATGCCGCGAGTTTCAATCTGGTGGACCCCATCATGAAGAACACGGTGGTCGTGCATCCGTTCGGGTGGACGGCGTTGAGGTTCCGGGCGGATAACCCTGGTGTGTGGGCATTCCACTGTCATATAGAGTCACATTTCTTCATGGGTATGGGAGTGGTTTTTGAAGAAGGGGTTGAGAGAGTGGGTGAATTGCCATCTTCTATTATGGGATGTGGTcaaaattcgttaattttacttaaataa